A section of the Triticum dicoccoides isolate Atlit2015 ecotype Zavitan chromosome 7A, WEW_v2.0, whole genome shotgun sequence genome encodes:
- the LOC119328107 gene encoding serine/threonine-protein kinase-like protein CR4 produces the protein MDSVPALALCCLILLPSWANGLGSMGSISVSYGEDGPVFCGLSSDGSHLVTCSGADASVVYGAPLRIPFLGLTAGDGFACGLLLDTSQPYCWGSNSYVKIGVPQPMVEGVEYSLLSAGDNHLCALRMPDKGIPHGVNPDTSVIDCWGYNMTATHVVAGAVSTISAGSVFNCALFTCNRTVFCWGDETVSGVIELAPRNVKFQSIGAGGYHVCGVLENAQVFCWGRSLEMQQVSPTGAIGEGDVSIVPMDAMVSVVGGRFHACGIRSLDHQVACWGFQLQNSTSAPKGLRLYTIVAGDYFTCGVPAETSMKPRCWGNSGPLALPMAVSPGICVSSACSPGYYEYVNHGELGGSKSCKPGNSRLCLPCSAGCPDNSYESSPCNATADRVCQFDCSRCVSDECLSYCTSRKQTNNHKSMDFQMRIFVAEIAFAVILIFTVTAISCLYVRHKLRDCRCSKSKLRMTKSATYSFRKDNTKIQPDVEDLKIRRAQEFSYEELEQATDGFSEDSQVGKGSFSCVFRGILRDGTVVAVKRAIKVSDAKKSSKEFHTELDLLSRLNHAHLLDLLGYCEDGSERLLVYEFMAHGSLYQHLHGKDSNLKKQLNWTRRVTIAVQAARGIEYLHGYACPPVIHRDIKSSNILIDEDHNARVADFGLSIMGPVDSGTPLSELPAGTLGYLDPEYYRLHYLTTKSDVYSFGVVLLEILSGRKAIDMQLEEGNIVEWAAPLIKAGDISGILDPALSPPSDLEALKKIAAVACKCVRMRGKDRPSMDKVTTSLERALALLMGSPCLEQPILPTEVVLGSSRMHKKVSQRSSNQSCSENELVDGDDQRIEYRAPSWITFPSVTSSQRRKSSASEADLDGRTTTDGRNVGSSIGDGLRSLEEEIGPASPQEDLYLQHNF, from the coding sequence ATGGACAGTGTTCCAGCTCTCGCGCTCTGCTGCCTAATCTTGCTACCGAGCTGGGCCAATGGCCTCGGCTCCATGGGATCCATCTCGGTGTCCTACGGCGAGGACGGCCCGGTGTTCTGCGGCCTCAGCTCGGACGGCTCCCACTTGGTCACCTGCTCCGGCGCGGACGCATCTGTCGTCTACGGTGCTCCCCTCAGGATCCCCTTCCTCGGCCTCACCGCGGGGGATGGGTTCGCGTGCGGTCTCTTGCTTGATACCAGTCAGCCTTACTGCTGGGGGAGCAACTCATATGTCAAGATCGGGGTGCCGCAACCAATGGTCGAGGGCGTGGAGTATTCCCTGCTCAGTGCCGGGGACAACCACCTGTGTGCACTGCGAATGCCTGACAAGGGGATTCCTCACGGTGTTAACCCTGATACTTCAGTGATAGATTGCTGGGggtacaacatgactgccacacatgtTGTCGCTGGAGCCGTGTCGACCATATCAGCGGGCTCGGTGTTCAATTGTGCCTTGTTTACGTGCAACAGGACAGTGTTCTGCTGGGGTGATGAGACAGTGAGTGGTGTGATTGAGCTGGCTCCGAGGAATGTCAAGTTTCAGTCCATAGGAGCAGGTGGCTACCATGTCTGTGGGGTGCTGGAGAATGCACAAGTCTTCTGCTGGGGAAGGAGCTTGGAGATGCAGCAGGTGTCGCCTACCGGTGCTATCGGTGAAGGCGATGTGAGCATAGTGCCGATGGATGCAATGGTCTCCGTTGTGGGCGGACGATTCCATGCTTGTGGCATCAGGAGCCTTGATCACCAAGTAGCTTGCTGGGGTTTCCAACTTCAGAACAGTACATCAGCACCCAAAGGTCTCAGGTTGTATACAATAGTGGCTGGAGACTACTTTACTTGTGGTGTGCCTGCTGAGACATCGATGAAGCCAAGGTGTTGGGGCAATAGTGGGCCATTGGCACTACCAATGGCGGTATCACCCGGGATTTGTGTATCTTCTGCATGCAGCCCCGGATACTACGAGTATGTTAACCATGGTGAGCTTGGTGGCAGCAAGTCTTGCAAGCCTGGAAACTCTAGACTCTGCTTGCCCTGCAGTGCTGGCTGCCCAGACAACTCGTATGAGTCCTCGCCCTGCAATGCCACGGCTGACCGTGTGTGCCAGTTTGATTGCTCGAGGTGTGTCTCAGATGAGTGTTTGTCATACTGCACATCCCGGAAGCAGACCAACAACCATAAGTCAATGGATTTTCAGATGCGCATTTTTGTGGCAGAGATTGCATTTGCTGTCATTTTGATTTTCACCGTGACAGCCATTTCTTGCCTATATGTACGACACAAGCTTCGAGATTGCCGATGTTCGAAGAGCAAGTTGAGGATGACAAAGAGTGCAACATACTCTTTTCGAAAGGATAACACGAAGATCCAGCCTGACGTGGAAGATCTGAAGATCAGGAGAGCTCAGGAATTTTCCTATGAGGAGTTGGAACAAGCAACCGATGGCTTCTCGGAGGATTCACAAGTTGGCAAAGGCAGCTTTTCATGTGTATTCAGGGGCATTCTGAGAGATGGGACAGTCGTTGCTGTGAAGCGTGCAATAAAAGTATCGGATGCGAAGAAAAGCTCAAAGGAGTTCCATACTGAACTTGACCTCCTCTCTAGGCTCAACCATGCACATTTGCTCGACCTACTTGGTTACTGTGAGGATGGCAGCGAGAGGCTCTTGGTTTATGAGTTCATGGCTCATGGATCCCTGTACCAGCATCTGCATGGCAAGGATTCAAACTTGAAGAAGCAACTGAACTGGACCAGGCGGGTTACCATTGCTGTCCAGGCTGCTCGTGGAATAGAGTATTTGCATGGCTATGCTTGCCCACCAGTAATTCACCGAGACATCAAGTCTTCAAACATATTGATCGATGAGGACCACAATGCGCGTGTTGCCGACTTTGGTCTATCTATAATGGGCCCTGTAGATAGCGGCACACCACTCTCAGAGCTGCCGGCAGGGACACTTGGGTACCTTGACCCTGAGTACTACCGTCTCCATTACTTGACGACAAAGTCGGATGTCTACAGCTTTGGAGTAGTTCTTCTAGAAATCCTAAGTGGCAGGAAAGCCATTGACATGCAGCTTGAGGAGGGCAATATTGTTGAATGGGCAGCCCCGTTGATCAAAGCTGGGGACATTTCTGGCATCCTTGatccagccttatctcctccctctgacctggaggctctgaagaagattgCAGCTGTGGCATGCAAGTGCGTGAGAATGCGAGGCAAAGACCGGCCTTCCATGGACAAGGTGACAACATCTCTAGAGCGTGCACTTGCGCTGCTGATGGGCAGCCCATGCCTGGAGCAACCCATTCTGCCAACTGAAGTTGTTCTCGGGAGCAGCCGGATGCACAAAAAGGTATCACAGAGGTCATCCAATCAGTCGTGCTCAGAGAACGAGCTCGTTGATGGGGACGACCAGCGGATCGAGTACAGGGCACCATCTTGGATAACGTTTCCAAGCGTGACCTCGTCGCAGAGGAGGAAATCATCAGCGTCGGAAGCCGACCTGGATGGCCGAACAACCACAGATGGGAGGAACGTCGGGAGCAGCATAGGAGATGGTCTGCGGTCATTGGAGGAAGAGATTGGGCCGGCGTCGCCACAGGAGGACTTGTACTTGCAGCACAACTTCTGA